Proteins encoded within one genomic window of Micromonospora halotolerans:
- a CDS encoding FAD-binding protein, translating to MTGTNWAGNVTWSARARHEPATLDELRRLVAGADRVRAVGTGHSFNRLGDTTGEQVSVVGLPPTVALDRDRGTVTVAAGLRYGDLATALHAEGYALANLASLPHISVAGAVATATHGSGPTNGNLATAVAALELVTADGDLLTVDRADPRFAGMVVHLGALGVVTRLTLDVVPTFAVRQYVRLGLPRSALDAALDAAYSVSVFTGWRSPRFDQVWVKQRADQPPPPADWLDTRPADTPQHPVPGMPGEICTAQFGAPGPWHERLPHFRLGFTPSCGDELQSEWHVARSDAAAALAALDPAAERIAAVLQVCELRTVAADGLWLSPNHERDSLAVHFTWIGDPAAVAPVVAEVEERLAPFAARPHWGKVFTRDPAATYPRHGDFRALLREFDPAGKFRTALLDRYFPRY from the coding sequence ATGACCGGCACCAACTGGGCGGGCAACGTCACCTGGTCGGCCCGGGCCCGCCACGAGCCCGCCACCCTCGACGAGCTGCGCCGGCTGGTGGCCGGCGCGGACCGGGTCCGGGCGGTGGGCACCGGGCACTCGTTCAACCGGCTCGGCGACACCACCGGCGAGCAGGTGTCGGTCGTCGGGCTGCCGCCCACCGTCGCGCTCGACCGCGACCGGGGCACCGTCACCGTCGCCGCCGGGCTGCGCTACGGCGACCTGGCCACCGCGCTGCACGCCGAGGGGTACGCCCTGGCGAACCTCGCGTCGCTGCCGCACATCTCGGTGGCCGGGGCGGTCGCCACCGCCACCCACGGCTCCGGACCGACCAACGGCAACCTGGCCACCGCCGTGGCCGCGCTGGAACTGGTCACCGCCGACGGCGACCTGCTCACGGTGGACCGCGCCGATCCCCGGTTCGCCGGGATGGTGGTCCACCTCGGCGCGCTGGGCGTCGTCACCCGACTCACCCTCGACGTCGTGCCCACCTTCGCGGTGCGGCAGTACGTCCGGCTCGGCCTGCCCCGCTCGGCACTGGACGCCGCCCTCGACGCGGCCTACAGCGTGAGCGTCTTCACCGGCTGGCGGTCGCCGCGGTTCGACCAGGTGTGGGTCAAGCAGCGCGCCGACCAGCCGCCGCCCCCGGCGGACTGGCTGGACACCCGCCCGGCCGACACGCCCCAGCACCCGGTGCCCGGGATGCCGGGGGAGATCTGCACGGCCCAGTTCGGCGCGCCCGGGCCGTGGCACGAGCGGCTGCCGCACTTCCGGCTCGGCTTCACCCCGAGCTGCGGCGACGAGCTCCAGTCCGAGTGGCACGTGGCGCGCTCCGACGCCGCCGCGGCGCTGGCCGCGCTCGACCCGGCGGCGGAGCGGATCGCCGCCGTGCTCCAGGTCTGCGAGCTGCGTACGGTGGCCGCCGACGGGTTGTGGCTCAGCCCGAACCACGAGCGGGACAGCCTGGCCGTCCACTTCACCTGGATCGGCGACCCGGCGGCGGTGGCGCCGGTGGTGGCCGAGGTGGAGGAGCGGCTCGCCCCGTTCGCCGCGCGCCCGCACTGGGGCAAGGTGTTCACCCGCGACCCGGCCGCCACCTATCCGCGCCACGGCGACTTCCGCGCCCTGCTACGCGAGTTCGACCCGGCCGGCAAGTTCCGCACCGCGTTGCTGGACCGTTACTTCCCGCGATACTGA
- a CDS encoding NUDIX hydrolase yields the protein MSEVPDDLRYRELRDRLPELFVNPPGAAVEILDDPAEVAAAERAKVEALRARGLPEEWGRSGVAYQDEWLTLLRDPVRFPGGGLGTYIRAISMGGTYGVVLLPVLDGAVVLIEHFRHATRRWHLEAPRGFGEPGVPAEEQAARELREEIGAEVVRLVDLGVLHPDTGTSTDEVRLFLAEVAAVGEPDAREGIRALRRCPPAEVGALIRDGVLTDSFTIAAWTRAHLRGLLGDG from the coding sequence ATGAGTGAGGTTCCCGACGACCTCCGCTACCGGGAGCTGCGCGACCGGCTGCCGGAACTGTTCGTCAACCCGCCGGGCGCCGCGGTGGAGATCCTGGACGATCCCGCCGAGGTGGCCGCCGCGGAACGGGCCAAGGTCGAGGCGTTGCGTGCGCGGGGCCTGCCCGAGGAGTGGGGCCGGAGCGGGGTCGCGTACCAGGACGAGTGGCTCACCCTGTTGCGGGACCCGGTCCGGTTTCCCGGGGGCGGGCTCGGCACCTACATCCGCGCCATCTCGATGGGCGGCACGTACGGGGTCGTGCTCCTGCCGGTGCTCGACGGCGCGGTGGTGCTGATCGAGCACTTCCGGCACGCGACCCGGCGGTGGCACCTGGAGGCGCCGCGCGGCTTCGGCGAGCCCGGTGTGCCGGCCGAGGAGCAGGCGGCCCGGGAGCTGCGCGAGGAGATCGGCGCGGAGGTCGTCCGCCTGGTCGACCTGGGCGTGCTGCACCCGGACACCGGCACCTCCACCGACGAGGTCCGGCTCTTCCTCGCGGAGGTGGCGGCGGTCGGGGAGCCCGACGCGCGCGAGGGCATCCGGGCCCTGCGGCGCTGCCCGCCGGCCGAGGTGGGCGCGCTCATCCGGGACGGGGTCCTCACCGACTCGTTCACCATCGCGGCCTGGACCCGGGCGCACCTGCGCGGCCTGCTGGGCGACGGCTAG
- a CDS encoding site-2 protease family protein encodes MRASFRLGRIAGVPVGVNWSVLVIFLLIAWALSASQFPRAYPGHSAVAYVAAGLAAAVVFFLGLLAHEVAHAVVAKRNGIEVEGITLWLFGGVSELKGEARDPGAELRIAGVGPLVSLIIGLFFGAIAVLLAVAGSHGLLLGALSWLAGINVLLAIFNVLPAAPLDGGRLLRAAVWKATGDRTKASVVASRAGWVLGALLIGLGLWQFLAGSGVGGLWLALIGWFLIGAAGAEERQARMGTALRGIRVADVMTPQPQTASGEMTVADFVDHYLFAYRHSALPLADEGRPVGLVTLDRVRGVPADRRAATTLAEVSCRADELVLASPDEQLNDLLPRLSQCADGRALVVTDQRLVGIVSPSDISRAVQRGSMREQMAAGRS; translated from the coding sequence ATGAGGGCGAGCTTCCGGCTTGGCCGGATCGCGGGGGTACCCGTCGGTGTCAACTGGAGCGTCCTGGTCATCTTCCTGCTGATCGCGTGGGCGCTGTCCGCCAGCCAGTTCCCGCGCGCGTACCCGGGCCATTCGGCCGTGGCGTACGTCGCCGCCGGGCTGGCCGCCGCGGTGGTCTTCTTCCTCGGCCTGCTCGCCCACGAGGTGGCGCACGCGGTGGTCGCGAAGCGCAACGGCATCGAGGTCGAGGGGATCACGCTCTGGCTCTTCGGCGGCGTCTCCGAGCTGAAGGGCGAGGCCCGCGACCCGGGCGCCGAGCTGCGTATCGCCGGGGTGGGGCCACTGGTCAGCCTGATCATCGGGCTCTTCTTCGGCGCGATAGCGGTGCTGCTCGCCGTGGCCGGCTCGCACGGCCTGCTGCTCGGCGCGCTGTCCTGGCTGGCCGGCATCAACGTGCTGCTGGCGATCTTCAACGTCCTGCCGGCCGCCCCGCTGGACGGCGGCCGGCTGCTGCGCGCGGCGGTGTGGAAGGCCACCGGAGACCGGACGAAGGCCTCCGTGGTGGCGTCCCGGGCCGGCTGGGTGCTCGGCGCCCTGCTGATCGGGCTGGGGCTCTGGCAGTTCCTGGCCGGCAGCGGCGTGGGCGGGCTCTGGCTGGCGCTCATCGGCTGGTTCCTGATCGGCGCCGCCGGCGCGGAGGAGCGCCAGGCCCGGATGGGCACCGCGCTGCGCGGCATCCGGGTCGCCGACGTGATGACCCCGCAGCCGCAGACCGCCTCCGGGGAGATGACCGTCGCCGACTTCGTCGACCACTACCTTTTCGCGTACCGGCACTCGGCGCTGCCGCTGGCCGACGAGGGCCGGCCGGTCGGGCTGGTCACCCTGGACCGGGTCCGCGGCGTCCCGGCCGACCGGCGCGCCGCGACCACCCTGGCCGAGGTCTCCTGCCGGGCCGACGAGCTGGTGCTCGCCAGCCCGGACGAGCAGCTCAACGACCTGCTCCCCCGGCTCAGCCAGTGCGCCGACGGCCGGGCGCTCGTGGTCACCGACCAGCGGCTCGTCGGGATCGTCTCGCCCAGCGACATCAGCCGCGCCGTGCAGCGCGGCAGCATGCGCGAGCAGATGGCGGCCGGCCGCTCCTAG
- a CDS encoding alpha/beta hydrolase: MSAPTARVDTIVLIHGLWMTSRSWEHWVDRYAGRGFQVLTPAWPGMDQDVERLREDPTPIAAQRIAGIVDHYTAIIRDLPRPPIIMGHSFGGLIAQLLLDRGLGAAVVGLHPAPVKGVLKLPLSTLRSGFPILRNPANRYRAVAFTPDDFRYTFGNTISPEDSDAAWQRYAVPAAGHVFFEGAFANLDPNSATAADTKRADRAPLLVTAGGADHVVPASLASSVANLYRGSTAITSYREFPGRSHFVGGEPGWEEEADFALEWAVEAANQYSPTVVSTAPRRR; the protein is encoded by the coding sequence ATGAGCGCACCGACGGCACGGGTCGACACCATCGTGCTGATCCACGGGCTCTGGATGACCTCGCGCAGCTGGGAGCACTGGGTCGACCGGTACGCGGGGCGCGGCTTCCAGGTGCTCACCCCCGCCTGGCCCGGCATGGACCAGGACGTCGAGCGGCTGCGGGAGGATCCGACGCCGATCGCCGCGCAGCGCATCGCCGGCATCGTCGACCACTACACGGCGATCATCCGGGACCTGCCCCGGCCGCCGATCATCATGGGGCACTCGTTCGGCGGTCTCATCGCGCAACTGCTGTTGGACCGGGGCCTCGGCGCCGCCGTCGTCGGCCTGCACCCCGCGCCGGTGAAGGGCGTGCTGAAGCTGCCGCTCAGCACGCTGCGCTCCGGGTTCCCCATCCTGCGCAACCCGGCCAACCGGTACCGCGCCGTCGCATTCACCCCGGATGACTTCCGGTACACCTTCGGCAACACGATCAGCCCGGAGGACTCCGACGCCGCCTGGCAGCGGTACGCGGTGCCCGCCGCGGGCCACGTCTTCTTCGAGGGGGCGTTTGCCAACCTGGACCCGAACTCGGCGACGGCGGCGGACACCAAACGGGCCGACCGGGCGCCGCTGCTGGTGACGGCCGGCGGCGCGGACCACGTGGTGCCGGCCTCGCTGGCGTCCTCCGTGGCCAACCTCTACCGGGGCTCGACGGCGATCACCAGCTACCGGGAGTTCCCCGGCCGGTCGCACTTCGTCGGCGGCGAGCCCGGCTGGGAGGAGGAGGCCGACTTCGCGCTGGAGTGGGCCGTGGAGGCGGCCAACCAGTACTCGCCGACCGTGGTCAGCACGGCCCCCCGGCGCCGCTGA
- a CDS encoding TetR/AcrR family transcriptional regulator: protein MSEQPSPPWRTRPRSRAPRQPLSQQAVVDAALAVLSREGLGGLSMRRVAQELGTGPASLYAHVSGREELLELLVDRVSADITVPEPDPGRWTEQVREVARQAYRVYAAHTELALASLATIPTGPNALRVTDGLLAVLRSGGVPAQQAAWFLDRLFLYIAGDAYEGALYAEKVRAAGQDQPTWWARMREQLSTYYRNLPAGRYPHLREHVDVLLAGDGDTRFEFGLDLLIQGIATHVPGGSDRSRAG, encoded by the coding sequence GTGAGCGAACAGCCCTCGCCGCCGTGGCGTACCCGGCCCCGCAGCAGGGCCCCCCGGCAGCCGCTGAGCCAGCAGGCGGTGGTCGACGCCGCCCTCGCCGTGCTCAGCCGGGAAGGGCTGGGCGGGCTCAGCATGCGGCGGGTGGCCCAGGAGCTGGGCACCGGGCCGGCCTCCCTCTACGCCCACGTCTCCGGGCGCGAAGAGCTGCTCGAACTACTCGTCGACCGGGTCAGCGCGGACATCACCGTGCCCGAGCCCGACCCGGGTCGCTGGACGGAGCAGGTCCGCGAGGTGGCCCGGCAGGCGTACCGGGTCTACGCCGCGCACACCGAGCTGGCGCTGGCCTCACTGGCCACCATTCCCACCGGTCCGAACGCCCTGCGGGTCACCGACGGGCTGCTCGCCGTCCTCCGCAGCGGCGGCGTGCCGGCGCAGCAGGCAGCCTGGTTCCTCGACCGGCTCTTCCTCTACATCGCCGGCGACGCCTACGAGGGCGCCCTGTACGCCGAGAAGGTCCGGGCCGCCGGTCAGGACCAGCCGACGTGGTGGGCGCGGATGCGTGAGCAGCTCAGCACGTACTACCGGAACCTGCCGGCGGGGCGGTACCCGCACCTGCGGGAGCACGTGGACGTGCTGCTCGCCGGCGACGGCGACACCCGCTTCGAGTTCGGCCTCGACCTGCTGATCCAGGGCATCGCCACCCACGTCCCGGGCGGGAGTGACCGCAGCCGCGCCGGGTAA
- a CDS encoding DHA2 family efflux MFS transporter permease subunit, which translates to MTTQLIAAPPATGHRWRWIALAVILTAEVMDLLDVLVTNLAGPAIRADLGGSPTVIQWIGAGYTLAMAVGLVTGGRLGDLYGRRRMFLVGVLGFTAASAACALAGSPGTLIAARVAQGLLGALLLPQGLGLIKEMFPPEQLAAAFGAFGPVMGISAVGGPILAGWLVDADLGGTGWRAIFLINVPLGLLAALGAARFLPASRPGHATRLDLPGVVLLSVAVFLLVHPLVQGRELGWPAWSFAMLAGAVVVLAVFARYEQRRQRAGRDPLVAPALFRRRAFTGGLVAGLAFFTALAGFSLVFSLYLQLGLGWSPLRAGLAGVPQALGMVAAFVLAGAGLAQRLGRRLIHLGLGVVLAGVAGMLLTLTVAGADVTPWRMTPALLAVGFGMGLVMAPFFDIVLSGVEEAETGSASGTLTAVQQLGGALGVALLGTVFFDGLTESVSHAVRVTLLAELGLLLVTVAGAFLLPRRAREGAGGGH; encoded by the coding sequence ATGACCACCCAGCTCATCGCGGCGCCACCGGCCACCGGCCACCGCTGGCGCTGGATCGCCCTCGCGGTGATCCTCACCGCCGAGGTGATGGACCTGCTCGACGTGCTCGTCACCAACCTCGCCGGTCCGGCGATCCGGGCCGACCTCGGCGGCTCGCCCACCGTCATCCAGTGGATCGGCGCCGGCTACACCCTCGCCATGGCCGTCGGCCTGGTCACCGGCGGCCGCCTCGGCGACCTGTACGGGCGGCGCCGGATGTTCCTCGTCGGGGTGCTCGGCTTCACCGCCGCCTCGGCGGCCTGCGCCCTCGCCGGCAGCCCCGGCACGCTGATCGCCGCCCGGGTGGCGCAGGGACTGCTCGGCGCGCTGCTCCTCCCGCAGGGGCTCGGCCTCATCAAGGAGATGTTCCCGCCGGAGCAGCTCGCCGCCGCCTTCGGCGCGTTCGGCCCGGTGATGGGGATCTCCGCCGTCGGCGGGCCGATCCTGGCCGGCTGGCTGGTCGACGCCGACCTCGGCGGCACCGGCTGGCGCGCCATCTTCCTGATCAACGTCCCGCTCGGCCTGCTCGCCGCCCTCGGCGCGGCCCGCTTCCTCCCGGCCTCCCGCCCCGGCCACGCCACCCGGCTCGACCTGCCCGGCGTCGTGCTCCTGTCGGTCGCGGTGTTCCTGCTGGTCCACCCGCTGGTGCAGGGCCGCGAGCTCGGCTGGCCGGCATGGAGCTTCGCCATGCTGGCCGGCGCGGTCGTCGTGCTGGCGGTCTTCGCCCGCTACGAGCAGCGCCGGCAGCGGGCCGGTCGGGACCCGCTCGTGGCGCCCGCCCTGTTCCGCCGCCGCGCCTTCACCGGCGGGCTGGTCGCGGGGCTGGCCTTCTTCACCGCGCTGGCCGGCTTCTCGCTGGTGTTCAGCCTCTACCTCCAGCTCGGGCTCGGCTGGTCCCCGCTGCGTGCGGGCCTGGCCGGCGTGCCCCAGGCGCTCGGCATGGTGGCCGCCTTCGTGCTCGCCGGCGCCGGCCTGGCCCAGCGGCTCGGCCGGCGGCTCATCCACCTCGGACTCGGGGTGGTGCTGGCCGGCGTCGCCGGGATGCTGCTCACCCTCACCGTGGCCGGCGCCGACGTCACCCCGTGGCGGATGACGCCCGCGCTGCTGGCCGTCGGCTTCGGCATGGGCCTCGTGATGGCGCCCTTCTTCGACATCGTGCTCTCCGGGGTCGAGGAGGCGGAGACCGGCTCGGCGTCCGGCACGCTCACGGCCGTGCAGCAGCTCGGCGGCGCGCTCGGCGTGGCGCTGCTCGGCACGGTCTTCTTCGACGGGCTGACCGAGTCGGTGTCGCACGCCGTGCGGGTCACCCTCCTGGCCGAGCTGGGCCTGCTGCTGGTCACCGTGGCCGGCGCGTTCCTGCTGCCCCGCCGGGCCCGGGAGGGGGCCGGTGGCGGCCACTGA
- a CDS encoding ABC transporter ATP-binding protein, whose protein sequence is MTDTPPAVELAGLTKTFGPVTAVDGLSLRIEPGEVVAFLGPNGAGKTTTVDMLLGLARPDAGTVRLFGGTPGDAVRLGRVAAVMQTGGLLKDLTVAETVRMTAHFYGQSRPAAEVLERAGIADIGDRAVGKCSGGQQQRLRFALALLPDPDLMVLDEPTTGMDVEGRRDFWQAIRADARSGRTVLFATHYLDEADAYADRIVLVRQGRVVADGTTAEIKNLAAGRVVRATLPGADQTALAALPGVRSVEVRGDAVLVHTEDSDVVARHLLTRTDARDLEITSRNLEDAFLALTAAA, encoded by the coding sequence ATGACCGACACCCCACCGGCCGTCGAGCTGGCCGGACTCACCAAGACCTTCGGCCCGGTGACCGCCGTCGACGGGCTCAGCCTCCGGATCGAACCGGGCGAGGTGGTGGCCTTCCTCGGCCCCAACGGCGCCGGGAAGACCACCACCGTGGACATGCTGCTCGGGCTGGCCCGCCCGGACGCCGGCACCGTCCGGCTCTTCGGCGGCACGCCCGGCGACGCTGTCCGGCTCGGCCGGGTCGCCGCCGTGATGCAGACGGGCGGCCTGCTCAAGGACCTCACCGTCGCCGAGACGGTACGGATGACCGCGCACTTCTACGGCCAGTCCCGTCCGGCGGCCGAGGTACTGGAGCGGGCCGGCATCGCCGACATCGGCGACCGTGCCGTGGGCAAGTGCTCGGGTGGCCAGCAGCAGCGGCTGCGCTTCGCCCTGGCGCTGCTGCCCGACCCCGACCTCATGGTGCTCGACGAGCCGACCACCGGGATGGACGTCGAGGGGCGGCGGGACTTCTGGCAGGCCATCCGCGCCGACGCCCGCTCCGGCCGGACCGTCCTGTTCGCCACCCACTACCTGGACGAGGCCGACGCGTACGCGGACCGGATCGTGCTGGTCCGCCAGGGGCGGGTGGTCGCCGACGGCACCACCGCCGAGATCAAGAACCTGGCCGCCGGCCGGGTGGTGCGGGCCACCCTCCCGGGCGCCGACCAGACCGCGCTCGCGGCGCTGCCCGGCGTGCGGTCCGTCGAGGTGCGCGGCGACGCCGTGCTGGTGCACACCGAGGACTCCGACGTCGTCGCCCGGCACCTGCTGACCCGGACCGACGCCCGGGACCTGGAGATCACCTCGCGCAACCTCGAGGACGCCTTCCTCGCCCTGACCGCCGCCGCCTGA
- a CDS encoding ABC transporter permease — translation MTVTASSATTTPDRAGTRRPPALGGFSVPVLAIEIRRVLRNRRTLVFILVMPAVFFLLFGLPQRGQNLDNGLPVTAWIMISLAVYAAMVATTSAGAAVATERALGWSRQLRLTPLRPAAYVATKVATAMVLGLLGVLVEFAVGAASGVRMPAHVWIESGLTAWIGSLVFAALGLFVGYLAPAENVMQFMGPVLAILAMLGGLFVPLEILPHAMQQIAKFTPVYGVGELARAPLTGTGVDWAAVGNVAAWTAFFGLGAARLFRRDTTRV, via the coding sequence ATGACCGTCACCGCCTCGTCCGCCACCACCACGCCCGACCGGGCCGGGACCCGCCGGCCCCCCGCACTGGGCGGCTTCTCCGTCCCCGTGCTCGCCATCGAGATCCGCCGGGTGCTGCGCAACCGCCGCACGCTGGTGTTCATCCTGGTCATGCCGGCGGTGTTCTTCCTGCTGTTCGGCCTGCCGCAGCGGGGGCAGAACCTGGACAACGGCCTGCCCGTCACCGCCTGGATCATGATCAGCCTGGCCGTCTACGCGGCCATGGTCGCCACCACGAGCGCCGGCGCGGCGGTCGCCACCGAGCGGGCGCTGGGCTGGAGCCGGCAGCTGCGGCTCACCCCGCTGCGCCCTGCCGCGTACGTGGCCACGAAGGTGGCCACCGCCATGGTGCTCGGCCTGCTCGGCGTGCTTGTCGAGTTCGCCGTGGGCGCCGCCTCCGGCGTCCGGATGCCGGCGCACGTCTGGATCGAGTCCGGCCTGACCGCCTGGATCGGCTCGCTCGTCTTCGCTGCCCTCGGCCTGTTCGTCGGCTACCTGGCCCCGGCCGAGAACGTCATGCAGTTCATGGGCCCGGTGCTGGCCATCCTGGCCATGCTCGGCGGACTGTTCGTCCCGCTGGAGATCCTGCCCCACGCCATGCAGCAGATCGCCAAGTTCACCCCGGTGTACGGCGTCGGCGAGCTGGCCCGGGCGCCGCTGACCGGGACCGGTGTGGACTGGGCGGCGGTCGGCAATGTGGCCGCCTGGACCGCCTTCTTCGGCCTCGGCGCGGCCCGGCTGTTCCGCCGCGACACCACCCGCGTCTGA
- a CDS encoding sensor histidine kinase, giving the protein MFTVGLPHQPSQPMSRRWRLTGWLLAAVWLFFLNIPLLTALHQPEMWRRVLGAVTLIAFGLLYVWVFEWARGRRQARRNIPPGRAWTFLAALLGLGLAGIPGTEGDWLTTLVFVAAAAVFLLPIWESLLVVVLAALTPPVTAALVPGWEAEGTVVFAVVLASFAMFGVTRLAQRNAELQGAQQEIRRLAVAEERARTARDLHDILGHSLTVVAVKAELAGRLLELDPARAATEVADIERLARQALADVRGTVGAYRGVSLATELAGARSALAAAGVAADLPETVPSLPAERDELFGWTVREGVTNVVRHSGARRCQIRIDPTAVEIRDDGRGPAGEPDTAGHGLVGLRERARRLDATVSVGRPRDGRGFLLRVTLPDDGRGTTG; this is encoded by the coding sequence GTGTTCACCGTGGGCCTGCCGCACCAGCCGAGCCAGCCGATGAGCCGCCGTTGGCGACTCACCGGCTGGCTCCTGGCCGCGGTCTGGCTGTTCTTCCTCAACATCCCGCTGCTCACCGCGCTGCACCAACCCGAGATGTGGCGCCGGGTGCTGGGCGCGGTCACCCTGATCGCCTTCGGCTTGCTCTACGTCTGGGTGTTCGAGTGGGCGCGCGGCCGGCGGCAGGCGCGCCGGAACATCCCGCCCGGTCGGGCGTGGACGTTCCTGGCGGCGCTGCTCGGGCTCGGCCTCGCGGGCATTCCGGGCACCGAGGGGGACTGGCTGACCACACTGGTCTTCGTGGCGGCCGCGGCGGTCTTCCTGCTGCCGATCTGGGAGTCCCTGCTGGTGGTCGTGCTGGCCGCGCTGACCCCGCCGGTCACGGCGGCGCTGGTGCCCGGCTGGGAGGCCGAGGGGACCGTGGTCTTCGCCGTCGTACTCGCCTCGTTCGCCATGTTCGGCGTCACCCGGCTGGCGCAGCGCAACGCCGAACTCCAGGGCGCCCAGCAGGAGATCCGCCGGCTGGCGGTGGCCGAGGAGCGCGCCCGCACGGCGCGGGACCTGCACGACATCCTCGGGCACTCGCTGACCGTGGTGGCCGTCAAGGCGGAGCTGGCCGGGCGGCTGCTGGAGCTGGACCCGGCCCGGGCGGCCACCGAGGTCGCCGACATCGAGCGGCTGGCCCGGCAGGCGCTGGCCGACGTGCGGGGCACCGTCGGGGCGTACCGCGGGGTGAGCCTGGCGACGGAGCTGGCCGGCGCCCGCTCGGCGCTGGCCGCCGCGGGTGTCGCGGCGGACCTGCCGGAGACGGTGCCGTCGCTGCCGGCGGAGCGGGACGAGCTGTTCGGCTGGACGGTCCGCGAGGGGGTGACCAACGTGGTCCGGCACAGCGGGGCCCGGCGCTGCCAGATCCGGATCGACCCGACGGCCGTGGAGATCCGCGACGACGGCCGGGGGCCGGCCGGCGAGCCGGACACGGCCGGCCACGGCCTGGTCGGGCTCCGCGAGCGGGCCCGGCGGCTGGACGCC